A section of the Agrococcus sp. SGAir0287 genome encodes:
- a CDS encoding DUF7882 family protein translates to MGRLTYGTSTYEIEDRMLQHLRAVVTAKLRRHESFTISWHVDLAHGSGRVSLWVHPAVPIVFTFSGSRVPPLNPQWVDAMMTLAGTAQGLVLVTEEEAAAIGKGGRAPRV, encoded by the coding sequence ATGGGGCGCCTGACCTACGGCACGTCGACGTACGAGATCGAGGACCGGATGCTGCAGCATCTGCGGGCGGTCGTAACGGCGAAGCTGCGCCGCCACGAGAGCTTCACGATCTCGTGGCACGTCGACCTCGCGCACGGGTCGGGTCGCGTCTCGCTGTGGGTGCATCCCGCGGTGCCGATCGTCTTCACGTTCTCGGGCTCGCGCGTGCCGCCCCTCAACCCGCAGTGGGTCGACGCGATGATGACGCTCGCCGGCACGGCGCAGGGGCTCGTGCTCGTGACGGAGGAGGAGGCCGCCGCGATCGGCAAGGGCGGGCGCGCACCGCGCGTG
- a CDS encoding MarR family winged helix-turn-helix transcriptional regulator: MGTAETVAAALEELRLAEARLERRREALSEASAIERSVLRRVFELDDIDEPPTPSELAEHVGLSRPAMSVMLKRMDKGGLVSLRPHPDDGRSKIVLPRSRNDHLAGDDALTDDIREVAARLTEDEAAVVTRFLEELRGVVDRSTPVEREAVLTAGPA, from the coding sequence ATGGGTACAGCCGAGACCGTCGCCGCCGCGCTCGAGGAGCTGCGGCTCGCGGAGGCGCGACTGGAGCGCAGGCGCGAGGCGCTGTCGGAGGCGAGCGCGATCGAGCGCTCGGTGCTGCGCCGCGTCTTCGAGCTCGACGACATCGACGAGCCGCCGACGCCCTCGGAGCTCGCGGAGCACGTCGGACTGTCGAGGCCGGCGATGTCCGTGATGCTGAAGCGCATGGACAAGGGCGGCCTCGTGTCGTTGCGCCCGCATCCCGACGACGGGCGCAGCAAGATCGTGCTGCCGCGCAGCCGCAACGACCACCTCGCCGGCGACGACGCGCTCACCGACGACATCCGCGAGGTCGCCGCGCGGCTCACGGAGGACGAGGCCGCCGTCGTGACCCGCTTCCTCGAGGAGCTGCGAGGCGTCGTCGACCGCAGCACGCCCGTCGAGCGCGAGGCCGTGCTGACGGCCGGCCCGGCCTGA
- a CDS encoding transglutaminase family protein produces the protein MSRIRIRHTTGYRYKAPAVASYNEARMLPSTSDGQFVIYSNLDVRPSTSVNTYEDYWGTKVTSFDVLSPHTELQLTATSLVEVRPRLTVGRDFTWEQLGKVSRRTTGHVEQLGQTDRTRPLDDLVESAKGIVEETETPGEAAAAIARYVGEQIQYMSGVTHVHTNAHEAWAKRKGVCQDIAHVTIGALRAVGIPARYVSGYLHPRPDAQIGETVVGESHAWVEWFTGDWIAWDPTNLIDIGERHVKIGYGRDYADVAPLRGVYAGAGGSELFVTVEITKES, from the coding sequence ATGAGCCGCATCCGCATCCGGCACACGACCGGCTACCGCTACAAGGCGCCCGCCGTCGCGTCGTACAACGAGGCGCGGATGCTGCCGTCGACGAGCGACGGCCAGTTCGTCATCTACTCGAACCTCGACGTGCGTCCCTCGACGTCGGTGAACACCTACGAGGACTACTGGGGCACGAAGGTCACGTCGTTCGACGTGCTGTCGCCGCACACCGAGCTGCAGCTGACGGCGACGAGCCTCGTGGAGGTGCGGCCGCGGCTCACGGTCGGCCGCGACTTCACGTGGGAGCAGCTCGGCAAGGTGTCGCGGCGCACGACGGGCCACGTCGAGCAGCTCGGCCAGACCGACCGCACGCGGCCGCTCGACGACCTGGTCGAGTCCGCGAAGGGCATCGTGGAGGAGACGGAGACGCCCGGCGAGGCAGCTGCGGCGATCGCCCGCTACGTCGGCGAGCAGATACAGTACATGTCGGGCGTGACGCATGTGCACACGAATGCGCACGAGGCATGGGCGAAGCGGAAGGGCGTGTGCCAGGACATCGCGCACGTGACGATCGGCGCGCTGCGCGCCGTCGGCATCCCGGCGCGCTACGTCTCGGGCTATCTGCACCCCAGGCCCGACGCGCAGATCGGCGAGACCGTCGTCGGCGAGAGCCACGCCTGGGTGGAGTGGTTCACGGGCGACTGGATCGCGTGGGATCCCACGAACCTCATCGACATCGGCGAGCGGCACGTGAAGATCGGCTACGGCCGCGACTACGCCGACGTCGCTCCGCTGCGCGGCGTCTACGCCGGGGCCGGCGGCTCGGAGCTGTTCGTGACGGTGGAGATCACGAAGGAGTCCTGA
- a CDS encoding alpha-E domain-containing protein, with the protein MLSRIAESLFWIGRYIERADGTARILDVYLQLLLEDTFVDEDTACRALLGVMGNDAPPERTLRRGDVITSLAIDRMETASIAYSVNAARENARRAREIISTELWEVLNTTHAGMPRRVSGEKVHELFGWVRERAALATGIADSTASRDDAWSFLTLGRSLERADMTARLLATRALTEDASPSWTAILRSVGAYEAYLRTYRGVPSSTNAAEFLLLDRLFPRSVLFSVLRAEQCLRDIEPRHERVGYGDSAQRMLGQVRAELEFRPIGEIIENLASVMDQVQTTTSTVSQAVRERYFPTHNLPAWVGERA; encoded by the coding sequence ATGCTGAGCCGCATCGCCGAGAGCCTGTTCTGGATCGGTCGCTACATCGAGCGCGCCGACGGCACCGCCCGCATCCTCGACGTGTACCTGCAGCTGCTGCTCGAGGACACGTTCGTCGACGAGGACACCGCGTGCCGCGCCCTGCTCGGCGTCATGGGCAACGACGCGCCGCCCGAGCGCACGCTGCGCCGCGGCGACGTCATCACGTCGCTCGCGATCGACCGCATGGAGACGGCGTCGATCGCCTACTCGGTGAACGCCGCTCGCGAGAACGCGCGCCGCGCCCGCGAGATCATCTCCACCGAGCTGTGGGAGGTGCTCAACACGACGCACGCGGGGATGCCCAGGCGCGTGTCGGGCGAGAAGGTGCACGAGCTCTTCGGCTGGGTGCGCGAGCGCGCTGCGCTCGCAACCGGCATCGCCGACTCGACGGCGAGCCGCGACGACGCCTGGTCGTTCCTCACGCTCGGCCGCTCCCTCGAGCGCGCCGACATGACGGCGCGCCTGCTCGCGACGCGCGCGCTCACCGAGGACGCGAGCCCGTCGTGGACGGCGATCCTGCGCTCCGTCGGCGCGTACGAGGCGTACCTGCGCACCTATCGCGGCGTGCCGTCGTCGACGAACGCCGCCGAGTTCCTGCTGCTCGACCGCCTCTTCCCCCGCTCGGTGCTGTTCAGCGTGCTGCGCGCCGAGCAGTGCCTGCGCGACATCGAGCCGCGGCACGAGCGCGTCGGCTACGGCGACAGCGCGCAGCGCATGCTCGGCCAGGTGCGTGCCGAGCTCGAGTTCCGACCCATCGGAGAGATCATCGAGAACCTCGCGAGCGTCATGGATCAGGTGCAGACGACCACGAGCACGGTCTCGCAGGCGGTGCGCGAGCGCTACTTCCCGACGCACAACCTGCCGGCATGGGTGGGGGAGCGGGCATGA